gtcttcatctctaaagaattcagaaagttctgcgatgacatgggaattaagctgatccgatcatctccatactatgctcaagccaacgggcaagctgaagcgtccaatcagagcctgatcaagctgattaagaggaaaattgacgagaaccctagggtttggcatgaaacattgtcagaagctttgtgggcctatcgcatgtcatgccatggagctataaaaacttcgccataacagctcgtctatgggcaggaagccgtattgccttgggaaattacggctggatcgagacgtgtcatgtttcagaatgatctaacagctgaagaatatgcagccctgatgagtgatactattgaggatgcaacggaacttagactttggtccttggagaagattaaagagaacaaagccagggtagctcgcgcatacaataagaaggtgagaccaaaggagtttcaggttggtgatctagtatgggaagccgtgttaccattaggaactaaggataaagcatatggcaaatggtctcctaattggcacggtccgtacaaagtcgatcaggtattgaagggcaatgcatacatgctcgagcagctggacggtgttaaattcccagtagccgtcaatggtcaacacctcaagaaatatttcccaagtatgtgggacgatggacagtgaTACATGGGGGCCCatgtataaaatcggccagtaaaaaaaaaattccatgcaaatcacagccgatgcacagacatcgactttaggaacatggataccagtacagccgatgctcggacatcgactttagaataataaaaagccgatgcatagtcatcgactctagaggaacaagcttagTTGAGCAGGTTAATAGATCAGTTTCAGGCCAGAgaccatggcatttgagatgtTTCTCCCATTGGACTTGGtgaggagttgaatctgcgcgtttgagattggaggatggcgtggacacggattGGATCTGTTTGACCGTCTGAATAGACAACTGATTTGGCCTAAAATCGCGTTTTATGGAAAAGGCCGATGCCCTGACATCGGCTCTTTACGCGTTGACTTCGTTTGGCAATCGGCAAAAATTGACAAAAAAGCAAAATcaatagaggaatattttcttcattaataaaggggatttcttacaaaggaagagccgattgctcgaggaaggaagaacaaaagaaaggtctattgaccaatctgctactactactagacctatactagtagatgctaccctacgggccgtcgctgccctcgtcgtcgccattggagctctcgtcggcgctgctgccggtggGCTCCTCGTTGCTGCTCCAGTAGCCCTCATTGGgggcctcctcctcttcatcatcgtcgtcgtcgtcatcatcatccgacccggcgcggaagcgcttcgccggcgggtagtcctcgagggagtcgtcgtcctcctcttcttcctcctcctcggaggaagtatagtcgtcccaggagaacgagtcgtcctcgctctccgcctccagttccccatcggcaaggaactgTAGGTCCTCATCTCCGCTGGTCAGGGActtatcgtcctcagaccagacacaGGAGTTGTgctcctcctggtcccattcttcGGGGGCGCGCTGGTTGTGCGCCGCCGTCAGAACATACTCCGGtgtgggctcgcgggaggaggaggacgaggaagagaaggattgggaagaaagatccgacgaggtggaggaggaggaagaggacgacattgctacaggagaggGGGGATttctggtgccgatggctagaacagagcaaggggatgaagaggcgaactattcggtgcggttaaataaaaggggatatagtggatttaatgccacagcagtttccgaggaagtggtgccaaaagaaaagaaaaaaaaacaactgtcaaatcacgcggagaagttgagaaggcaaggcatcatgatgaaggatactgcggcggttctgccctgccacgacgtgacccaacgaggaaaaggcagagtggttttggaattatcatttccaaaaccaggggggcatgtgttatcaccagaatttaaccggatcagaggtgggccgtgattaagatgggcttggagaatatacacggaagatatacatgaatcggccttgtgcacgaagtttgggctagtttgcccgtgtatctgtaaatatagtaggatacgtgtcggttaggtagaatttggctcgtacacggttgggattattcccacgttagaaagtctacggactataaatatgtatctagggttattgagaaagacaacaaccacgttcacaacaaaccaatctaggcgcatcgccaaccccttgtttcgagggtttcttccgggtaagcatcatgctgcctagatcgcatcttgcgatctaggcagtatacgtttattcgttgttcatgcgttgctcgtgctgaagccttgttgatggcgagcaacgtagttatcatagatgtgttagggttagcattgttttaccgtgttatatgcttttatccatgctgtccttagacatctagctgcctttacatctatcttaggtgtaagggcagcacctcgcttgatccttgtttagtagatccaatctgttatggttgctccttgttcttcaaggattagtttaatatctacatagttaggccttgcaaacgggttgaaggatccagtagcacgtagggtgtggtttgctagccctagataggatgttccgggaatcaacttcatgttggtttttaggccttatctagggctggtttattatcatcttgcgtggctgccaggctcaatcacgtgtaggatgttccgattatgtggtgaaaaccctaaatcgtcgtaggtcgttttagcttcatattgatcaagcgggaccaccatgttatcgtagacctcatacgaatcatgggtggatcggctccttgagccgattcacgggacaacctgagagccgatcgaggctcgtacttaatgtttacgtgtatgccatgcaggaaactaagcgaagcaaatcatcaccttcctgaccaggtataggtcaggtggcacgcccttgcaccagcatcggacgtgcgtgccggagctttgcgggccgtcgcacgagggaccagggcctaccgcagttctgggagcctcccgactctacgtgttgcccgtcgctactcgccggtgggtttcggacgccaacacacctccacgctgccgggtgcgcggccagcatgtagccacctttgcggatccggcgccaccagcaccggcgaggggcgctggcgcacaggaacggtgccgaagtagatgcggtggctgccgaactcgatgatgcggccgttcttggggaagacgccgccgttggcgaagcagcccgcgttgtcgttgatgaagtccatggcgtagatgcgttgcaccagcgcggacactgtacgctggccggcgacgtcgaggatgcccgcccgaatgtgaactccagcaagcgccacttcatgccccacggtgggcgccaactgtcgtcgtggcgaacgtacagatgccatgggatggcttaagttggggccgaatgggcgcaagaggattcgggggagggtttgtgattagatgggatgaacttccggatgctttcctcaagaacacagccagaggcaaggatacaagaagaaacacacaaggaagaactctgctctagatcacgatcttcattgatctcaacatgatacAGGTTTCTGGTTACAAGGTTCGCCTAGAGATCGACCATTCCAGATACGggtatgccccctctccttatataggggagagggtggcttacagagcaagaaaccctaatggcatctttgactggacaaactactttacaaagctactttaatcatggatgacgccggggtcttctttaatcaggaaatgtgacgtcctccggcttctttcagcgtcatctctctctttggcgccagggctccgtttaaagccactttgcttagctcatccttgtcctctagctctgaagagaatctttgaccagtcttgccgacatgcccttcttaccggtagcccggtgtcttcttcatccggttccggtatacccctcttggggataccggcctgaCTTTACTTAACCAAACTttcatctttgtgctccggtataaacattaaaccggtatcttgatggctcaaaccatccggtttggtatgcctttggcataccgggggtcatccccccaacaacttTCATGCCAATCCTCCTCCTTTTCATCGCCATCCGATTTGGGGAAATTCCAGTGCTTTCTTCTCCAACTCCACGCATCAATCTTCTATTTTCTTCTGCCATCGTTCCTTGCACAGCAGCATCCATCTTCTGAGTAGACGAGCAATCCTTCGCCAAATAATATGCATTCCAGACCGGATTAGTCGACCAAAAATGATTTCATTCCTCATTTTCCGCATGTTCCAAATGACAACAGATGTTAGAGTATTAACAACCCCATTAACTTCATTACTAACTCACAATCTAGCTattgtttcatttttttgataAAGAGGTACTGTTTCATAATCATGCCTAACATGTTTCTTCATAATAGTAGAAACAAAATCCCACACATTTTTGGCAATATCACACCCAAAGCATAAATGCTCCACAGTCTCCGGCTCAGAGCAAAATAAACATCTCATGTCTTGGATTGACTGTCTTTTAGCTAAATTGTCCCTAGTTAGGATTTTATTGTTTGAAAATAGCCACAGAAACACCTGTAAAACTACCATGTAttccatgaatggtttaatgtaaAACTACCATGCCTCAAGGGTGCCCGCTCGGCTCATGTTCATTTCTCACTCCTTTGCACTCGAGACAAACTTGTCCGTTCATGGTTCATCCGAACAGCTCGAGAGGCCATGGAACCTGCATGTGATCGCAAGCACACGCACACAAGAGAACAAGACAAAACTCCGACGCAAGCTTGGACCCATCACCCTCACCAGCTAATAAAGTCCGCCCACTTCCGCGACGCCGCAACCGTCTTGGTCCCGGCTCTCGCTCTCCGTCCACATCCCGCCGGCGGCCAGCCCGTGGCCCCACCATGCAGCTCCTCCACTACTCGCCGACCCCGTACACTCCCATCCTCTCCGCGGCGCCGCGCCGGCGCCGCTGCGGATTCCTCTGCTCCTCCTTATCTAACGTTGCCCGCGGTGCCGTCGCCGCAAACCGCGTCGTGGTGCGATACTTCACCTCATACACTAACCGCCTCACTCCTCACTGACCAGTGCTCATGTGCTTTGCTCGTTTTCCTGGCCTGATCGATCGGTCGTGAGTTTCTTTTTTGCAGTTGGGGTGCGGGCTGGTGACGCTGGACTACCTGGCCACCGTGGACGCGTACCCGCGGCCCGACGACAAGATCCGCAGCGGAGAACTGCAGGTaaccatgtccttctttttacggCTGGGTCACCAAGAAGCTAGAAGGACAATCAAAAAAGAAGAAGCTAGAAACAGGGGAGTGGGGACACTGTCCCCTTTGCAGAGTAGCACTGCGGAATTTGGGCGGGTTCCCTCTTTGCGTGAGCTGAATTTGCAGTGACCATTTGCTTTGCTCCCTGCTGGTTCTTGGTGATGGTGTGCACAGATATCGGGCGGCGGGAATGCCGGGAACGCGCTGACGGGCGCTGCTCGTCTGGGCCTCAACACGAGGCTCATCTCCAAGGTGCGTACTTTGCTCGACCTGCTGTTGTGGTGTCGCATCCACTGATTTGACATTTTGACACTATGAGTATTCCATCAAGATGGGAAAACTTTGCTCAACTTTGCTCAGCTGATGTTCCACGAGACGCGTTTCGCTCACTTAAGATGTCTTTTCAGGTGGCCAGCGATGAAATCGGAGGAACTGTTCTTTCGGAACTCCAGGAAGCTGGAATCGATGTGTCGCATGTTATAGTAAGGCTTGGATCACGAACAAAACTTTCTGCATCTTTGATCATCATGCGCATTGCATACAAGTGATGGTTTAGTTATAGGCACAACACCTCTTCCCCCAAAAGAAACATTGAGATTGGTAGCATCGTGTTTTCGGGGCCCAGATATCTGTGGCTGCCACCCGGAAGATAGCAACTTTCCCTTTCAGAACCATTGAATTTATGTCTGAACAGTGAAAGATAACTGAAATACTGACCTGGGTACTACTAACATGGATAGAAAACACCGGTAAGGCCAGCTCAATAATATTTCTAGTAATATAATGTGTAAAGAATATCTCTAATACTTCCTCTGTTCAGATTTAACTGACTTCATTCAAAACGTTATTTGTTCATTAGTCTTGTCTCCCTCACGTTGATTaaataggaacggagggagtacttagtATAGATGGCTTGTTCTTGTGTTCAACAAAATAAAATGCATATCGTGAATTGCATCTCTTAAACCACCTTCTTGGTAAGTTTTGTCTGTGATATTACGTCAAGCATTAACAAATGAGTTTTCACAAACAAAAAAAAGAAGCATTAACAGATGAGAGATGAATGTGAATTCCCTAGTAAAATATCCTATTGGACTATCCTTCGTCTTTTACAACTCATATTATTTCTGGCATTCTGCTTTGCAGATCTCTGATGGTGGAAACACAACATTTGTCTATGTCATTATTGATAAGAAAACGTGAGAGTATATCTTCTCATCATCATCACTATTTAAAGCCAACTACTAGCACTTAGCTTCATCTTCATGTAGTTACATATAGGTAGGTTATAAGCAGTCAAGATAGCCGCAGCTAGCATACCTGAGTGGATTTTCGGGGCATTTGTCTACTCTGTGTCAGTACATGTAGACAAATTTCTCGAATAGCAGTTTCCTGTTTATCTTAATGCCATCTGAATTAGGTTTATTACATATGGATTTTTTCTCCAATATTCATTTCTTGTTATGCTGCTTGACATGACTTCTCACAGCATAATATAAATCGCTAGTGAAAGGCCTCCACAGAGTTCGTTCTGTTGTTCTCAGATACTGCATATTTAGATCAGACAACAGGAATATATGCAGTTAAGAAAATTCATGGAAATTATTTTTCTGATCATCATCTATAACAATTTATCCTGTGGTATCCACATTTCATTATTTTACTGGTTTCTGAATCAGTTTCAACGTGGCTGAAGCAGTTGGTCTTCTTTTGCAGGATATGGGACTGTTTTTATTCAACTTTTGTAATTTACTTTGTCCTATAAAAAACTACCATACATATACTTACATAACTCTCTACATTTGTAGTAAAACTCGTACATGCATAATCACGGCAGGCTACCCTCCAATGGTTCCTAGTGACTTATCAATGTCAAATCTGTCAGCTGCACTGGAAGGTGTAAACTTGTTATACCTAGATGGATATTCACATAAAATGGCACTGTCTGTTGCTAAGCAGGTAAGTTCATTTTTCAAGTTGCTGCAACAATAATTCACTGATACTATATAAGTATATAATATATGTATTTTTTAATCTTCAAAAGTCCAAGTGCGTCACTATTGGAAAATTAATTGTTGAAAGTAAAAAAGTTCATGTTTTCTATGTAAACTAGTTGTTTGGCTCACTTTTCCCCAAACAGCTtccattttctaaaaaaaacatcttTCAGGCTAACTATACCCGTAATATCTTGAGCACTATACCGCCTGCCCAGATTCTGTAATGCTAAAACTGCTTCTAAAAAGTTTCGGAAAGTCCGAAAAATATTCGTGTATGTAGGCTGTGATGTAAGGTTATGCACACTGTCATTTTGTTTAATAATGTGACCATTGATGACTTTAGGAAAAAATTAACATGATTACTTTTATTTTGCACATATTGCAAATTGTTATATTTTGGAACAAAAAAAACACCCACATACTTCGTCCCTCAACTTACATGTATGATTTTCTTTCAGTTCTTTTAGAAACTTCTGGCACGATGTTATCTTTGCAGAACTGACCGAGAGGTAAGTTCTTCGAGATATGGTAGTTTAGGGGGTTAAGTGAGACCAAAAAAGCATGTGGGAGAAAAGATGAGCCGAGCACTGgactttttccttcctcttcaaaAGATTGAAAATCAAATTCTGTAGATAACTAGTGTTCTACAGTGGAGCTATATAAAACCTGTATAAAGAAATAAATAGTAGTTTAGTATGTTGCATGATAAATACTAGAAGTGTACAGGCTGATCTAATGAAGATTCCAATACTGGTTGATGCGGAACCAGAAAGAACAAAGGCTGAACTCGGAAGTTTGCTTGGCCTAGCGAGTTACGTTGTCTGTTCGGGGAAATTTCCAGAGGTATTTTGAGGTTATGATATCACATGAATATTTGCTTTTTTTCAGCTGTATACTTTTGGTACAGTTTCATTCATTTTTCACGCTAATTTCAGTGGTGTCTTCTTTTTAAAGAAATGGACGTCCATCTCATGCATTCCCTCGGCACTACTAGAGATCCTTGTGCAATATCCTCATGTGAGATTCATGATTGCAACCCTTGGAGAAAATGGATGCATGATGCTTGAGAGGAGCGAAGGTGATCAGTACTGAACCTTGCGTCTCGATGCAATATTCCTTGTGTTCACTTCTCAATTTTATGCATTCTGTTTATAAGATAGACACCAGGAAGGATCTACATGATTTGTAATTGTTGTCTTTGAGATCTCAAGATCAGTTTTATATACTTTTTTGGCCATCTGGTATGTGCTTGAACAGGCAATAGTTCTGAAATAGATGCATCAGATATAGAGGATGTTGCTGAGTCCTTGAGGCTGAAAGTGCTTAAAGATGACAACCTGCCAACTTGTGTTTCATCCAAGGTATGGAAATTGGACAATATCAATGTTGTTTACTGACAATATCTTTGTGTGATCGAAATTCTCGAGAAATTTACTAACTGCTATTACAATTTTCAATTTTATCATTTTAGTTCATGGAACTCTCTTCAAGAGGGCATGGTACTGTTACTACTATATTTGGAAGATTGCTCATAGGAACAGCAGAAAAAATTCCTAGCCCGGAGCTTGTTGACACCACTGGTTGTGGCGACTCGTTTATAGGAGCAGTACTTTATGGTGAGAGGCATATTAACCTATTCCAGATTGCGTATTTTATTCATTATTTTTTGCCAAATGAGCAAGAAGATTGCAGTGCATAATGCCAGTATTTTTTGCTTATCAAACAAACAGTAACTATCAAAGTTTTACCGTTTCTTCTCTATTGATTCTTAATAGGACTATCCACGGATATGCCACCTGAGAAGATGCTGCCCTTCGCCTGCCAAGTGGTAATAATCCATCTGCTATGGAAACGCCACGAAAGAAAGAACTACTAGTAGCTGTATTCTTTCAATGATCCTGACTGAGATGTACACTGAGCTTTCTGTTAATGTTGCAGGCGGCCATCAAATGCAGAGCAATCGGTGCGCGCACCGGCCTACCATGGTAGTCTGATACACGCTTGTCTAAATACTTCTGTTAGGCATTCTGAAAATTGTGTGGGAAAAAATAGAGGTTTAGAGAAATGCACCATGTCCTCAGCTGTTGTAAGAGTCCATGGGACTGAAACATGGTGAGCGTCGGTGATAAAGTTTCGTACTAAAAGTTGAAAGTATGCATCCAGAGGTACTGTTTGAGTGAATAAAATCAGCCAGCGATGCAGTGTTGTCAGGGAAGGCAGTATTTCCCCACAATTTAAGCTTGTTCCTGTGCAAGTGCAATGTACATGCCGTCAGAGACTCCAAATCAGCCTAGTGCCCGCATGCATAAACCAAACCAAAGCAAAATGCACCCCATGGAATCCCGTCCGGTCAGCCACACACCGCCAATCCACTTTAGAAGCAATCCCAGCCAACATGCCTCAAACGTCCATCAAAGGTTATTGGCCATGCCAAACTGATATTTGCGCCCAGCCACGTGACCAAACATAACCACGCCATACCTTCAGCAGAGACTACTAACACAAACTTCACTCAAGGAGGA
This Lolium perenne isolate Kyuss_39 chromosome 1, Kyuss_2.0, whole genome shotgun sequence DNA region includes the following protein-coding sequences:
- the LOC127332757 gene encoding uncharacterized protein, encoding MQLLHYSPTPYTPILSAAPRRRRCGFLCSSLSNVARGAVAANRVVLGCGLVTLDYLATVDAYPRPDDKIRSGELQISGGGNAGNALTGAARLGLNTRLISKVASDEIGGTVLSELQEAGIDVSHVIISDGGNTTFVYVIIDKKTKTRTCIITAGYPPMVPSDLSMSNLSAALEGVNLLYLDGYSHKMALSVAKQADLMKIPILVDAEPERTKAELGSLLGLASYVVCSGKFPEKWTSISCIPSALLEILVQYPHVRFMIATLGENGCMMLERSEGNSSEIDASDIEDVAESLRLKVLKDDNLPTCVSSKFMELSSRGHGTVTTIFGRLLIGTAEKIPSPELVDTTGCGDSFIGAVLYGLSTDMPPEKMLPFACQVAAIKCRAIGARTGLPW